From one Candidatus Eremiobacterota bacterium genomic stretch:
- a CDS encoding winged helix-turn-helix transcriptional regulator: protein MQGFAALADPTRRKIVEMLAVRELAAGEIARRFDMTAPAVSQHLRLLRDARLVHVRRDAQRRIYALDPRGLAELDAWIARYRRFWHDHLDTLEHELGGSR from the coding sequence ATGCAGGGCTTTGCCGCGCTGGCCGACCCCACTCGGCGCAAGATCGTCGAGATGCTCGCCGTCCGCGAGCTCGCGGCCGGCGAGATCGCGCGCCGCTTCGACATGACCGCGCCGGCCGTCTCGCAGCATTTGCGCCTCTTGCGCGACGCGCGGCTGGTGCACGTCCGCCGCGACGCCCAGCGCCGCATCTACGCGCTCGATCCGCGCGGGCTCGCCGAGCTCGACGCGTGGATCGCACGTTACCGCCGCTTCTGGCACGACCACCTCGACACGCTCGAGCACGAGCTCGGAGGATCACGATGA
- a CDS encoding SRPBCC family protein: MNELPGDGDYGTRIDPHTIRFERDLFGPIERVWSYLTESDKRATWLYPGDIPSTPGGESRKSWPGKDGEPQFTIVIRTRIYDPPRTLEYEVSEAAAGAPARDSRVRFELREDGERVHLTLTHAALAPEAFASVGAGWHAHLAVLVAVLTETAGDDAETRYERLLPRYEAMAAP; this comes from the coding sequence ATGAACGAACTCCCCGGCGACGGCGACTACGGCACCCGCATCGATCCGCATACGATCCGCTTCGAGCGCGATCTTTTCGGCCCGATCGAGCGCGTGTGGTCGTACCTGACGGAGTCCGACAAGCGCGCGACCTGGCTGTATCCGGGCGATATTCCGAGTACGCCGGGCGGAGAGTCACGCAAGTCGTGGCCGGGCAAGGACGGCGAACCGCAGTTCACCATCGTGATTCGAACGCGCATCTACGATCCGCCGCGGACCCTGGAGTACGAGGTGAGCGAGGCGGCCGCCGGCGCGCCGGCGCGCGATTCGCGCGTTCGCTTCGAGCTCCGCGAAGACGGCGAGCGCGTTCACCTCACGCTGACCCATGCCGCGCTCGCGCCAGAAGCGTTCGCGTCCGTCGGCGCCGGGTGGCACGCGCACCTTGCCGTGCTGGTCGCCGTCCTTACGGAGACTGCAGGCGACGACGCCGAGACGCGGTACGAACGGCTCCTACCGCGCTACGAGGCGATGGCCGCACCCTGA